A stretch of Ipomoea triloba cultivar NCNSP0323 chromosome 13, ASM357664v1 DNA encodes these proteins:
- the LOC116003020 gene encoding protein FAR1-RELATED SEQUENCE 1-like, whose product MAMDHIKILSHARDIYTIEIYYLFEEQFLKGASCYQECVQFEGGVYKYHVWRPEVYIIRHEVIFNVRELDIWCSCKLFTETRILCCHCLRILNVHSVSEVPNKYILKRWTKRVLEDKNAGIIPPSQCFNVPSSVWTLEITRKFQKLVVYCQENSEARKIFEQALLDAKRKVEHEYGLIFFEGEDCDVESSSGVIKDPSNRRLKGVRNRRVTSVIEKKYKKARGRKQLAHIAASKTKSVGQSQVEDAISNIAGNGYLVHPMSGGSTFCHFRSNSNQEDN is encoded by the coding sequence ATGGCTATGGATCACATTAAGATTCTTTCACATGCTAGGGATATTTATACGATTGAGATATATTACTTGTTCGAAGAGCAGTTTTTGAAAGGGGCATCATGCTATCAAGAGTGTGTTCAATTTGAAGGTGGCGTGTATAAGTATCACGTCTGGAGGCCGGAGGTTTATATTATtaggcatgaagtgatttttaacGTTAGAGAGTTAGATATTTGGTGCAGTTGCAAGCTGTTCACTGAAACCAGGATCTTATGCTGTCACTGTTTACGCATTTTAAACGTGCATTCTGTGTCTGAAgttccaaataaatatattctgaaGAGATGGACTAAAAGAGTTTTGGAAGACAAGAATGCTGGTATTATCCCCCCATCTCAGTGCTTTAATGTTCCCTCTTCTGTTTGGACTTTAGAGATCACTAGGAAATTTCAGAAGTTGGTTGTTTATTGCCAAGAAAACAGCGAAGCACGCAAAATTTTTGAGCAAGCATTGTTAGATGCCAAGAGAAAAGTTGAACATGAGTATGGCCTTATTTTCTTCGAAGGTGAAGATTGTGATGTGGAATCGTCGAGCGGTGTTATAAAGGATCCATCAAACAGGCGGTTGAAAGGGGTACGCAATAGGAGGGTGACTAGTgtgattgaaaagaaatacaagaaagcaaggggtcgaaagcagcttgctcatatagctgcatctaaaacaaaatcGGTGGGGCAGTCTCAAGTTGAAGATGCTATTTCTAATATTGCTGGTAATGGATACCTGGTGCATCCAATGTCTGGAGGTTcaactttttgtcattttaggtCAAATTCAAATCAAGAGGACAATTAG